Proteins from a single region of Gossypium arboreum isolate Shixiya-1 chromosome 1, ASM2569848v2, whole genome shotgun sequence:
- the LOC108481448 gene encoding lysine-specific demethylase JMJ21-like, producing the protein MENSHESQSLHLKDRRVDALGNFNLLPDELICAILDYLTPLEIARLACVSSVMYIFCNEEPLWMSLCLKKVNGPLPYKGSWKKTTLHLENLPNKYIDYCRKPLQFDGFHSFFLYKRLYRCHTTLDGFSFDDGNVERQNDLSKEQFDREYDGKKPVLLTGLAEYWPARTNWTIDKLPLKYGDTAFKISQRTAGKISMKFKDYVSYMNEQHDEDPLYIFDHKFGESAPGLLEDYNVAQIFQEDFFDVLDRDSRPPFRWLIIGPERSGASWHVDPALTSAWNTLLCGRKRWALYPPGRVPLGVTVHVNDEDGDVNIDTPSSLQWWLDYYPLLADEDKPIECTQLPGETIFVPSGWWHCVLNLETTVAVTQNFVNPRNFEFVCLDMAPGFQHKGVCRVGLLAVDGGCLVNMEKNTSCDKDNFNNSDLTRKEKRVKILRSQESENHEETANAASRRYNLWKHGFSYDINYLTMFLDREKDHYTSPWSSGNCIGPREMREWLSKLWVGKPGMRELIWKGACLAINADKWLECLGKICSFHNLPFPNDDEKLPVGTGSNPVYVMDEYVVKIFVEGGLEASILGLGTELEFYNTLCEVDSPLKKYIPTVLANGILHLENRSFEIDSWDGKKVPDVLAKCNLIPETGKGDVFPFGIRSKKLFEYRKAELPESGPDSSAGSNSIWPYLITRRCKGKIYAQLRDELSWEDVLNLASFLGEQLQNLHSLPYPSLGNSSLSVVEQKKEFSFANGTDIDVACNELDIHIPAEWEIFVRTLSQKKKDVSSRLNKWGVPVPEKLMEKIDGYLPDDFLKLLFISEQNGMKRALKPLSWIHSDIMDDNVYMEPCCTFGSNEIAALTDNGSVNGHNNGGEVKSWRPNYIIDFSDLSIGDPLYDVIPIHLDVFRGNSSLLKKFLQSYKLPLMQKTPENRSITANDKFGRLSYQAMCYCILHNENVLGAIFSLWTELQTAETWEEVEQMVWGELNNYQGVACHVTPTPNL; encoded by the exons atggaaaattctCATGAATCCCAGAGTTTGCATCTCAAAGACCGCCGCGTGGATGCCCTGGGCAATTTCAACCTCCTCCCCGACGAACTCATTTGTGCCATCTTAGATTATCTCACTCCTCTTGAAATAGCTCGTCTCGCTTGTGTCAGcag TGTTATGTATATATTCTGCAATGAAGAGCCGCTTTGGATGAGCCTTTGCCTCAAGAAAGTCAACGGTCCACTTCCATACAAAGGCTCCTGGAAAAAGACGACGTTGCATTT AGAGAATTTGCCGAATAAATATATAGACTATTGCCGAAAACCATTGCAGTTTGATG GATTTCACTCTTTCTTCTTATACAAAAGATTATATAGGTGCCATACTACATTAGACGGATTTTCTTTCGATGATGGAAATGTTGAAAGACAAAACGATTTATCAAAGGAACAGTTTGATCGCGAATATGATGGGAAAAAACCG GTTTTGCTCACTGGATTGGCCGAGTATTGGCCCGCAAGGACTAATTGGACAATTGACAAACTACCGCTCAAATATGGAGATACAGCATTTAAGATCTCTCAAAGAACTGCTGGAAAAATTTCAATGAAATTCAAGGATTATGTATCATACATGAACGAACAGCATGATGAGGATCCTCTTTATATTTTTGATCACAAG TTTGGAGAATCTGCACCTGGGTTATTGGAAGATTACAATGTGGCCCAAATATTTCAAGAAGACTTCTTTGATGTTCTAGATAGAGATAGTCGACCACCATTCAGATGGCTTATCATTGGGCCAGAGAGGTCTGGTGCCTCTTGGCATGTTGATCCAGCACTTACCAGCGCCTGGAATACCCTTCTATGTGGTCGTAAAAG GTGGGCGTTGTATCCTCCTGGAAGAGTTCCTTTGGGCGTTACAGTGCATGTAAATGATGAAGATGGTGATGTCAACATTGATACTCCATCATCATTACAG TGGTGGCTAGATTATTATCCACTTCTTGCTGATGAAGACAAGCCAATTGAGTGTACTCAGCTACCTGGGGAGACAATATTTGTTCCAAGCGGATGGTGGCACTGTGTCCTGAATTTGGAAACAACTGTTGCAGTGACACAAAATTTTGTAAATCCAAGGAACTTCGAATTTGTATGTCTAGATATGGCTCCAGGATTCCAACATAAAGGAGTTTGTCGTGTTGGATTACTTGCTGTTGATGGAGGCTGTTTAGTGAACATGGAGAAAAACACGTCCTGTGACAAAGACAATTTTAATAATTCAGACCTGACTAGGAAAGAGAAGCGGGTCAAAATTCTAAGATCCCAAGAGAGTGAAAATCATGAAGAAACAGCTAATGCTGCTTCTAGAAGATATAATttatggaaacatggtttttctTATGATATAAATTACTTGACCATGTTTTTGGATAGAGAAAAGGACCACTATACTTCTCCATGGAGCTCGGGCAATTGCATAGGGCCGCGAGAAATGAGGGAATGGCTTTCCAAGCTTTGGGTTGGAAAACCGGGAATGAGAGAGCTGATTTGGAAg GGAGCATGTCTTGCAATAAACGCAGACAAATGGTTGGAGTGCTTGGggaaaatctgctcatttcacaATTTGCCTTTTCCCAATGATGATGAGAAGCTTCCTGTGGGAACAGGCAGCAATCCT GTttatgtcatggatgaatatgtggTTAAAATCTTTGTTGAAGGAGGACTGGAAGCTTCAATACTTGGTTTAGGCACTGAG CTTGAATTCTACAACACTCTTTGTGAAGTTGATTCCCCTCTGAAAAAGTACATTCCTACTGTATTGGCTAATGGGATTCTGCACTTGGAAAATAGATCTTTCGAAATTGATTCTTGGGATGGTAAAAAGGTTCCTGATGTGCTTGCAAAGTGCAATTTGATTCCAGAAACGGGAAAAGGTGACGTTTTCCCCTTTGGTATACGGAGCAAGAAACTGTTCGAATATAGAAAAGCTGAATTACCAGAATCTGGACCAGACAGTTCAGCTGGATCAAATAGTATCTGGCCTTATCTTATAACAAGGCGTTGCAAAGGAAAGATTTATGCTCAGTT AAGAGATGAACTATCATGGGAAGATGTGCTTAACTTAGCTTCCTTTTTAGGAGAGCAACTGCAAAACCTCCATAGTTTACCCTATCCTTCCTTGGGAAATTCATCTCTTTCAGTTGTTGAACAGAAAAAAGAGTTTTCTTTTGCCAATGGCACGGACATCGACGTTGCCTGCAACGAGTTAGATATTCATATTCCAGCTGAATGGGAAATCTTCGTGAGAACTCTAAGCCAGAAGAAGAAGGATGTTTCCAGCCGCTTGAATAAATG GGGGGTGCCAGTTCCTGAAAAGCTGATGGAGAAAATTGATGGATACCTCCCTGATGATTTTCTGAAGCTGCTTTTTATATCTGAG caaaatggcatgaaaagagcTCTAAAGCCTTTGTCATGGATACACTCGGATATTATGGATGATAATGTTTACATGGAACCATGCTGTACATTTGGCTCAAATGAAATTGCCGCCTTGACGGATAACGGTTCAGTGAATGGGCATAATAATGGTGGAGAAGTGAAATCTTGGCGCCCTAATTACATCATTGATTTCAGCGATCTTTCTATAG GCGATCCCCTATATGACGTGATACCAATACATTTAGATGTTTTTAGAGGCAATTCTTCTCTCCTTAAGAAGTTTCTACAAAGCTATAAACTTCCTTTGATGCAAAAAACACCAGAGAACAGATCAATCACTGCTAATGACAAGTTCGGACGACTTTCATACCAAGCTAT GTGCTACTGTATTTTGCATAATGAGAATGTCTTGGGTGCTATATTTAGTCTATGGACTGAACTTCAAACAGCAGAAACATGGGAAGAAGTTGAGCAAATGGTTTGGGGAGAATTAAATAACTATCAAGGCGTTGCCTGTCATGTTACTCCCACTCCAAATTTATAA